The following are from one region of the Candidatus Eisenbacteria bacterium genome:
- a CDS encoding GyrI-like domain-containing protein produces MNRSRIGLVCSGLLLAVILLAMLVSTSFAGDIPEKPAAKSFPVKTKTAEPKIVACLAYKGSYDAHERVIGKLTDWVKQNGLLVAGPVCGVYYNNPMDSKPEELKWEIQIPVVEGVTASAKEGEPTTKERGAALVAYTFYKGPYEQVGMAYGALFEWVGKNGYVPAGPCTEIFWSDPSTPKESCVTEIQVPINPVKK; encoded by the coding sequence ATGAATAGGTCAAGAATTGGTCTCGTATGCTCGGGGCTTCTCCTTGCAGTCATTCTCCTGGCGATGCTTGTCTCCACCTCTTTTGCCGGAGATATACCGGAAAAACCTGCAGCCAAGAGTTTCCCTGTCAAGACAAAGACTGCAGAGCCCAAGATTGTGGCTTGCCTCGCCTACAAGGGTTCCTATGATGCCCACGAGCGGGTAATTGGCAAGCTGACAGACTGGGTCAAGCAGAATGGGCTGCTCGTCGCCGGTCCTGTCTGTGGCGTTTACTACAACAACCCCATGGACAGTAAGCCAGAGGAGCTGAAGTGGGAGATACAGATTCCTGTTGTCGAGGGGGTCACTGCTTCTGCGAAGGAAGGCGAGCCAACCACCAAGGAACGCGGCGCGGCTCTGGTAGCTTACACTTTTTACAAGGGACCTTACGAGCAGGTAGGCATGGCTTACGGGGCGCTTTTCGAGTGGGTTGGAAAGAACGGATATGTTCCTGCCGGACCATGCACAGAAATATTCTGGTCGGATCCCAGTACGCCCAAGGAGTCATGTGTAACGGAAATCCAGGTTCCGATCAATCCCGTCAAGAAGTAA
- a CDS encoding radical SAM protein, which translates to MPKAKASVVLVYPNLSHIGLSNMGFVSVFRELSSVPGLNCERAFLQPERTTPRTIESNLPISKFGTVAFSISFENDYLNLLKILFLSGINPLREERGEGDPLIVCGGVAPTLNPLPLVPFVDAFFLGEGESEIAKLGEALVRNAIPGKEALLEELGDSQFFFIPKYWTAGQSARPRRNWIRSLDEFETFAVVGGAKSPLGSMLLVELGRGCGRGCRFCAAGCIYRPPRNRKLDSVLGTVKRNTGDVRAVGLVSASVSDYPSIDTVSERIHALGKRVSISSMRADSVTKTASAMKSLLSTISSSGTKSIALAPEIGTERMGNVVNKRLNVRAFLDTVQAAGEAGIGEVKLYFLIGLPLEQREDIDAIGDLVSSAQNAFAGDWGSRRQRRLTVSVNPFVPKPWTPFQWAGMEREDELEEKMNIFKRSLSRKRGVKLILKSIRQAIIQAAIARGDDRLGMGLFHREKEGIQFRFALRRVGIDIENHVHEPRPVNSEFPWEIIDSGIERSFLLKEYARAKEGQSSPECDVTTCKLCGVC; encoded by the coding sequence GTGCCAAAAGCAAAAGCGTCGGTCGTCCTCGTCTATCCAAATCTCTCCCACATTGGCCTGTCAAACATGGGATTCGTCTCGGTCTTCCGGGAGCTCTCGTCCGTCCCCGGCCTGAATTGTGAGAGAGCTTTCCTTCAGCCGGAAAGAACCACGCCCAGGACGATTGAAAGCAACCTGCCCATCTCCAAATTCGGGACAGTGGCATTCTCCATTTCATTTGAAAATGACTATCTCAACCTGCTCAAAATACTTTTTCTTTCAGGCATAAACCCCCTTCGTGAAGAAAGGGGCGAAGGAGATCCGCTAATAGTTTGTGGCGGAGTGGCTCCGACACTCAATCCGCTTCCGCTTGTTCCATTCGTTGATGCCTTCTTTCTTGGCGAGGGGGAGTCTGAGATTGCGAAGCTGGGTGAAGCTCTGGTACGAAATGCGATTCCCGGAAAAGAGGCACTTCTTGAAGAACTGGGCGATTCACAATTTTTCTTCATTCCGAAATACTGGACAGCGGGGCAATCCGCGAGGCCGCGCAGAAACTGGATCAGGAGTCTTGATGAGTTTGAAACATTTGCAGTTGTTGGAGGCGCAAAGTCTCCCCTTGGCTCCATGTTACTTGTCGAACTTGGACGGGGATGCGGCAGAGGATGCAGGTTTTGCGCGGCGGGCTGCATCTACAGGCCCCCGAGGAACAGAAAACTGGATTCTGTTCTTGGGACCGTGAAAAGGAACACGGGCGACGTTCGCGCAGTTGGACTAGTAAGTGCTTCGGTTTCCGATTATCCATCAATAGACACGGTCTCCGAAAGGATTCACGCCCTGGGAAAAAGAGTGAGCATTTCGTCAATGCGCGCAGATTCGGTGACGAAGACAGCTTCGGCGATGAAATCGCTTCTCAGCACAATTTCCTCAAGCGGCACAAAATCAATCGCTCTTGCTCCGGAAATCGGGACCGAGAGAATGGGAAACGTAGTAAACAAGAGGCTGAATGTGAGAGCATTCCTTGACACGGTCCAGGCGGCCGGAGAGGCCGGAATAGGAGAGGTGAAGCTTTACTTTCTGATTGGGCTTCCGCTTGAGCAAAGGGAAGACATTGATGCCATCGGAGACCTGGTTTCAAGTGCTCAGAATGCGTTTGCAGGCGACTGGGGTTCACGCCGTCAGCGGCGGCTCACGGTAAGCGTAAATCCGTTTGTGCCGAAGCCGTGGACACCATTCCAGTGGGCAGGAATGGAAAGAGAAGATGAGCTCGAAGAGAAGATGAATATATTCAAGCGGTCCCTTTCACGAAAGAGGGGCGTGAAGTTGATTCTGAAGAGCATCCGTCAGGCAATCATTCAGGCCGCCATTGCCAGGGGGGATGACAGGTTGGGCATGGGCCTCTTTCACAGGGAGAAAGAAGGAATTCAATTCCGCTTCGCGCTAAGAAGGGTAGGAATTGACATTGAGAATCATGTCCATGAACCGAGGCCTGTAAACAGCGAGTTCCCCTGGGAAATCATTGATTCAGGAATCGAGAGGAGCTTTCTCTTGAAAGAATATGCCAGGGCCAAAGAAGGTCAATCATCGCCGGAGTGCGACGTCACAACATGCAAGCTCTGCGGGGTGTGCTAG
- a CDS encoding tetratricopeptide repeat protein — protein sequence MSFLTKLFGSKKDSHYQKGIVCFNNGLYDQAIEEFEKALVEIEDRSDPYYSLGRFYSAEARANLGLSYLKKGEPEKAEESFKKALAENPNYPDLHFQLGVTCERSGRLDEAIAHLKDAIAINPEYAEARSYLAICYFEKGNTKDARDELQKVKELGFPLPSSLALKNGAAMVSLESLKDQIDRKSKALLHVETAVELYQRGMKEDAAEEWKKAVSAEPAFADYRFRLGTLLSEIGRNNEALSEFNKALEINPNYLEALVALGATLLKAGDPQSASSYLAKAVSLRPNFPDLRLLLAVSNFRSGNLRDALEECMSALRISPSYGVARRLMGVCYYALGDDTSAISELKASMGTGGELAEIASELSFLHIEKGEFEAAISELEKALEIHPNYADLYFQLGTAHLGKGRWQKAEENFLRSLEINPGYSLSRFYLGICQERAGKLEQALASLKKACDENGGYADIHEALGSLLFKLGRDDEAKRHLERAVDINRNFVRARVTLGLVLRKMRKNREAEAQFLEALSLDPGNIVAKTQMSDT from the coding sequence ATGTCCTTTTTAACTAAGCTGTTCGGTTCCAAGAAGGACAGTCACTACCAGAAGGGGATCGTGTGTTTCAACAACGGCCTCTACGATCAGGCGATCGAAGAGTTCGAAAAGGCCCTTGTTGAAATTGAGGACAGAAGCGATCCCTACTACAGCCTGGGAAGATTCTATTCCGCTGAAGCCAGGGCAAACCTCGGACTTTCCTACCTCAAGAAGGGCGAACCTGAGAAGGCAGAGGAGTCTTTCAAGAAAGCGCTTGCAGAAAACCCGAACTATCCAGATCTTCATTTCCAATTGGGAGTGACATGCGAGCGATCAGGAAGGCTTGATGAGGCCATTGCTCATTTGAAAGACGCCATTGCCATAAACCCAGAGTACGCAGAGGCCCGCTCATACCTTGCAATATGTTACTTCGAGAAGGGAAACACAAAGGACGCGAGGGACGAGCTTCAAAAGGTGAAGGAGCTGGGATTCCCGCTCCCGTCCAGTCTCGCCCTCAAGAACGGAGCGGCGATGGTTTCGCTCGAAAGCCTGAAAGACCAGATTGACAGAAAATCAAAGGCGCTCCTTCACGTCGAGACTGCGGTGGAATTGTACCAGAGGGGAATGAAAGAGGATGCCGCCGAAGAGTGGAAGAAGGCGGTCTCCGCAGAGCCGGCCTTTGCCGATTACAGATTCAGACTCGGGACTCTCTTATCGGAAATCGGGAGGAATAACGAGGCACTCTCTGAGTTCAACAAGGCCCTCGAGATCAACCCGAATTATCTTGAGGCGCTCGTAGCGCTCGGGGCGACATTGCTCAAGGCCGGGGATCCCCAGTCTGCATCAAGTTACCTGGCGAAGGCAGTTTCTCTAAGACCGAATTTCCCTGATTTACGGCTGCTTCTGGCTGTCTCGAATTTCAGGAGCGGAAACCTGAGAGACGCGCTTGAAGAGTGCATGAGTGCGCTGAGGATAAGTCCCTCTTACGGGGTCGCGAGAAGACTCATGGGGGTCTGCTACTACGCTCTTGGTGATGATACTTCTGCAATCAGCGAGCTCAAGGCCTCCATGGGCACTGGGGGAGAACTTGCCGAGATTGCATCCGAGCTCTCATTTCTGCATATTGAAAAGGGCGAGTTTGAAGCAGCGATCTCTGAGCTTGAGAAAGCACTGGAGATTCATCCAAACTATGCTGATCTCTACTTCCAGCTTGGAACTGCCCATCTCGGGAAGGGGAGATGGCAGAAAGCCGAGGAGAATTTCCTGAGGTCTCTGGAGATAAACCCCGGGTACTCACTTTCCAGATTCTATCTCGGAATCTGTCAGGAAAGAGCCGGAAAGCTTGAACAGGCGCTTGCGTCTCTCAAGAAAGCGTGCGATGAAAATGGCGGTTATGCCGACATACACGAAGCGCTTGGTTCGCTGCTCTTCAAACTCGGCAGAGACGATGAGGCGAAAAGACATCTTGAAAGAGCTGTGGATATAAACAGGAATTTCGTAAGAGCAAGAGTAACCCTTGGACTCGTCCTGAGAAAAATGAGAAAGAACAGAGAAGCAGAAGCGCAGTTCCTCGAAGCCCTCTCGCTTGACCCCGGAAACATCGTAGCGAAGACGCAAATGAGCGACACGTAG
- the ftsZ gene encoding cell division protein FtsZ, whose protein sequence is MFEFDEENIQNATIRVIGIGGAGGNAVDRMVEAGLSNVDFMVANTDCQALARSSACKKIQLGTKLTKGLGSGGDPEIGKRATEEDEDLIVEAVQGADMVFVTAGMGGGTGTGGAPVVAAVARSMGALTVAIVTKPFEFEGKTRMRQADEGLLELGKEVDTLIVIPNQRLISVVERETTLTQAFRMADEVLHQAARGISELITTPGLVNLDFADVRSVMLEKGNALMGTGVGKGPTRAIDAAKAAISSPLLEEVSVAGAEAVLVNITGGADLTLHEVNDAANVITEAAGTDANVLFGAVIDDSMKDMLKITVIATGFGKNGEPKIELVETKEHLELPLGQESLRRPDSRRKEELLNSLGLREKKWNKVAGKDELEIPTFMRRRD, encoded by the coding sequence ATTTTCGAGTTTGATGAGGAGAACATACAGAACGCAACAATCAGGGTGATCGGAATCGGCGGGGCAGGAGGCAATGCTGTAGACAGAATGGTTGAAGCAGGGCTCTCAAACGTTGACTTCATGGTCGCAAACACAGATTGCCAGGCCCTGGCACGGTCAAGTGCCTGCAAAAAGATTCAGTTAGGGACGAAGCTCACGAAGGGACTTGGCTCCGGGGGCGATCCTGAGATTGGGAAAAGGGCAACCGAGGAAGATGAGGATCTCATCGTTGAGGCAGTCCAGGGCGCAGACATGGTCTTTGTGACAGCCGGTATGGGCGGGGGGACAGGCACCGGCGGCGCTCCCGTAGTCGCCGCAGTGGCCAGGTCAATGGGGGCACTGACTGTTGCGATAGTTACTAAGCCTTTCGAATTCGAAGGGAAGACCAGGATGAGACAAGCCGATGAGGGACTTCTCGAACTTGGGAAAGAGGTTGATACTCTTATTGTGATTCCGAACCAACGGCTCATTTCGGTCGTGGAGCGCGAGACGACGCTCACGCAGGCCTTCAGGATGGCCGATGAAGTACTTCATCAGGCGGCAAGGGGAATCTCAGAGCTGATCACGACGCCCGGACTGGTGAACCTGGACTTTGCCGATGTGCGCTCCGTCATGCTGGAGAAGGGAAATGCTCTTATGGGGACCGGAGTAGGCAAGGGTCCCACCAGGGCAATTGATGCGGCAAAGGCGGCAATTTCAAGTCCGCTTCTTGAAGAGGTTTCCGTGGCCGGTGCTGAAGCAGTGCTTGTGAATATCACGGGCGGCGCCGACCTGACGCTGCACGAAGTCAATGATGCCGCGAACGTGATAACGGAGGCGGCGGGTACTGATGCAAACGTGCTCTTTGGTGCCGTCATTGACGACTCGATGAAGGATATGCTCAAGATCACGGTCATTGCCACAGGGTTCGGCAAGAATGGAGAACCCAAGATAGAATTAGTTGAAACCAAGGAGCATCTTGAGCTACCTTTGGGTCAGGAGAGCCTGAGAAGGCCTGATTCCAGGAGGAAGGAAGAACTCCTCAATTCCCTTGGACTCAGGGAGAAGAAATGGAATAAGGTTGCAGGAAAGGATGAGCTTGAGATCCCGACTTTCATGAGGAGGCGCGACTAG
- the ftsA gene encoding cell division protein FtsA, with amino-acid sequence MGTTKTISALDIGTTKIGVIIAEVDDNNEINIVGVGTGPSDGLRRGVVVNLEKTVHSIERAVEEAERMAGVEIKSIYAGIAGDHIRSINSRGVIAVSRKDNEIGENDVRRVIEAAKAVAIPMDREIIHVIPQEFIVDDQDGIKDPVGMSGVRLEAEVHIVTGAVTSAKNVVRSIQRAGLKVEDLILQPIASSKAVLEDDEINLGVVLVDIGGGTTDVAIFHDGSIRHTVVIGLGGSNVTNDIAIGLRTPIDKAEQLKIQHGCALSSAVGAGEAVTVPSVGGRPPREISRHVLSSMIEPRMEEIFNLALREVKKQHFADLLGAGVVVTGGASSMEGVPELSERIFEMPARRGIPKGVGGLIDAVSDPRFSTAVGLVIHAVESGAPSGADGKGVLGKLGGGLGRWVKSLVS; translated from the coding sequence GTGGGCACGACAAAGACCATTTCAGCTCTTGACATCGGCACGACAAAGATAGGCGTGATCATTGCCGAGGTTGACGACAACAACGAGATAAACATCGTGGGCGTGGGGACTGGACCGTCTGACGGCCTGAGAAGGGGCGTTGTGGTCAACCTCGAGAAGACTGTTCATTCGATTGAGCGTGCCGTGGAAGAGGCTGAGCGAATGGCAGGCGTCGAGATCAAATCGATCTATGCGGGCATCGCGGGCGATCACATAAGAAGCATAAACTCAAGAGGGGTGATTGCCGTCTCGAGAAAAGACAATGAGATAGGCGAGAATGATGTCAGGAGGGTGATCGAAGCAGCCAAGGCCGTAGCCATTCCCATGGACAGAGAGATAATTCATGTGATTCCTCAGGAGTTCATTGTGGACGATCAGGACGGGATCAAAGACCCTGTCGGCATGTCGGGTGTGAGACTTGAAGCTGAGGTCCACATTGTCACGGGTGCGGTGACGTCCGCAAAGAATGTCGTGAGAAGCATTCAGAGGGCGGGACTGAAAGTCGAGGACCTGATCCTCCAGCCAATCGCGTCAAGCAAAGCCGTCCTCGAAGATGATGAGATAAACCTCGGCGTTGTGCTCGTTGACATAGGCGGCGGTACGACTGACGTTGCGATCTTCCATGATGGAAGCATAAGGCACACTGTCGTAATAGGCCTTGGAGGCTCGAATGTAACGAACGATATCGCAATAGGCCTGAGAACGCCGATTGACAAGGCGGAGCAGTTGAAGATTCAGCACGGCTGCGCCCTGAGTTCAGCAGTCGGAGCCGGAGAGGCAGTGACCGTGCCAAGTGTCGGGGGCAGGCCGCCCAGAGAAATATCAAGGCATGTCTTGAGCTCGATGATAGAACCAAGGATGGAGGAGATATTCAACCTTGCCCTGAGGGAGGTAAAGAAGCAGCACTTCGCAGACCTTCTTGGGGCAGGAGTTGTTGTTACCGGGGGAGCATCTTCGATGGAAGGTGTCCCCGAGCTCTCCGAACGTATCTTTGAGATGCCGGCTAGGAGAGGAATTCCGAAGGGAGTTGGAGGACTGATTGATGCCGTCAGCGACCCAAGATTCTCAACAGCAGTTGGACTTGTGATTCATGCTGTCGAGAGCGGCGCTCCTTCGGGCGCAGACGGGAAAGGTGTCCTCGGAAAACTGGGCGGAGGATTAGGAAGATGGGTGAAGAGTCTTGTTTCGTAG
- a CDS encoding FtsQ-type POTRA domain-containing protein, which yields MKTSYLGGATAGKTRRRRHLAAPLILILFSLAYFAFSPDAVPVRKLGKVWYFVRETDFIPRLSLFRIRTIQIEGNEYLLKEDVLETARIPRDRNLLRIDPKLIENRLLSHPRIRYANVRRVPPGTIRIAVRERRPVALIQCGKLNEVDADGVVLSSAVSGVVADLPIVSGIQVGKMRPGQRVQSDQLRFAIHLISELMTPEVGLSKTISEVRFSSSGAVYLYMTGGCAKAVLSKDDVERGKLVGLRLVMSDLRKKGIDAESIDLRFSNQFVVTKRGEASPHFDNTVPD from the coding sequence ATGAAGACTTCCTATCTGGGAGGAGCAACTGCGGGAAAAACGCGAAGAAGGCGGCATCTTGCCGCTCCGCTTATCCTCATTCTTTTCTCTCTCGCATACTTCGCCTTTTCTCCTGATGCCGTCCCCGTGAGGAAGCTTGGGAAGGTCTGGTACTTCGTTCGTGAGACGGACTTCATCCCGAGACTATCTCTCTTCAGAATCAGGACAATCCAGATTGAAGGAAATGAGTACCTTCTCAAGGAAGACGTTTTGGAGACCGCCCGGATTCCGCGCGATAGAAACTTGCTGAGAATAGACCCGAAGCTCATAGAGAACAGACTCCTCTCTCATCCCAGAATAAGATACGCGAACGTAAGAAGGGTGCCGCCCGGCACCATAAGAATCGCCGTCAGAGAGCGAAGGCCGGTTGCGCTAATACAATGTGGGAAACTCAATGAAGTCGATGCTGACGGAGTAGTGCTCTCATCCGCTGTCTCCGGGGTGGTAGCCGACCTTCCCATCGTCTCCGGGATACAAGTCGGGAAGATGCGGCCGGGCCAGAGGGTCCAGAGCGACCAACTGAGGTTTGCCATCCATCTTATCTCGGAGCTCATGACCCCCGAAGTCGGCTTGTCAAAGACTATTTCCGAAGTGAGGTTTTCATCATCGGGCGCAGTATATCTGTACATGACGGGAGGATGCGCGAAGGCCGTGCTTTCAAAGGATGATGTCGAGAGAGGGAAACTCGTAGGCCTGAGGCTTGTGATGAGCGACCTGAGGAAGAAAGGCATTGACGCTGAATCCATAGACCTTCGGTTTAGCAATCAGTTTGTTGTTACAAAAAGGGGGGAAGCCAGTCCCCATTTTGACAACACAGTACCGGATTGA
- the murB gene encoding UDP-N-acetylmuramate dehydrogenase, with protein MEDSLEKYSVLWKIPGVKVLKMEPLSRHSYFRIGGPADVLCIPGSEEAIEELLKAISSRELPWKTIGLGTNVLFSDEGMRGIVIKLSKGFERIQSTGRIIEAQASAKLLSVSKFARDESLQGLEFVTGIPGSIGGAVFTNAGAYGGEVGKLIRWVKGYTKTGRVCLLDGASIDFGYRKAVLPYPVVLTSVTLELHEGDRSEIKAKMESFEAKRKQTQPIKLPSAGSVFRNPQGNSAGKLIEQCGLKGRIEGGAQISELHGNFIVNIGSAKASDVRRLVDIARNEVLKRFGIELELEIEMVPEIV; from the coding sequence ATGGAAGACAGTCTGGAAAAATACAGCGTCCTGTGGAAGATCCCGGGCGTCAAGGTCCTTAAGATGGAGCCTCTTTCCAGGCACTCATACTTCAGGATTGGCGGACCGGCGGATGTACTCTGCATTCCCGGCAGTGAGGAGGCCATCGAGGAGCTTCTCAAGGCAATAAGTTCAAGGGAACTGCCCTGGAAGACTATCGGGTTGGGCACGAACGTGCTTTTCAGCGATGAGGGAATGAGGGGGATAGTGATAAAGCTGTCCAAAGGGTTCGAGCGAATTCAATCAACAGGCAGGATAATTGAAGCCCAGGCCTCGGCAAAGCTCCTTTCCGTGTCAAAGTTTGCCAGGGATGAATCCCTCCAGGGTCTCGAATTCGTAACGGGAATTCCCGGGTCTATCGGTGGCGCCGTTTTCACCAATGCTGGAGCTTACGGCGGGGAAGTCGGAAAGCTGATTCGCTGGGTAAAAGGCTACACAAAGACAGGAAGGGTCTGTCTTCTTGACGGAGCATCGATTGACTTTGGATACAGAAAAGCAGTTTTGCCATATCCGGTTGTTCTGACGAGTGTAACGCTGGAGCTCCACGAAGGGGACCGGTCGGAAATAAAAGCCAAGATGGAGAGTTTCGAAGCGAAAAGAAAGCAGACTCAGCCGATCAAGCTTCCGTCGGCAGGCTCTGTTTTCAGGAATCCGCAAGGGAACTCGGCAGGAAAACTCATAGAGCAGTGTGGATTGAAGGGCAGGATCGAAGGAGGGGCTCAGATCTCGGAGCTTCACGGTAACTTCATTGTGAACATCGGAAGCGCAAAGGCATCGGATGTTCGGCGGCTCGTGGATATTGCCAGGAATGAAGTCCTGAAGAGGTTTGGAATCGAACTTGAACTTGAGATCGAAATGGTCCCGGAGATTGTCTGA
- the murC gene encoding UDP-N-acetylmuramate--L-alanine ligase codes for MYARIKRIHFIGIGGTGMCGIAEVLINMGYSVSGSDLRDSEVTNRLSLLGANIFLGHTKQNVAGAHVVVVSSAIGSDNPELLGARELKIPSIPRAEMLAELMRMKYGVAVAGAHGKTTTTSLVAEVLAKGGLDPTIVVGGRLRAIGTNARLGTGEFLVAEADESDGSFLKLSPTIAVVTNIDAEHLDHYSGIDEIKDTFVQFVNRVPFYGAVVACLDDANVQSILPRIEKRVLTYGIRTGADLLAKELRLNGERCGFQVWMADKLLGEVDLKLPGLHNILNSLAAVSVGLELGVDFERVKEALGEFQGVSRRLEVRGRQKGILVIDDYGHHPTEIAAVLDTIRRTMNKRIVVAFQPHRYTRTKALRESFGVCFSQADFVFVTPIYAAGEEPIPGVSSELIVNSVKKTGQKGIELVASLEELTKSLLKFLEDGDVLVTLGAGDIWKTGDEVLKGLA; via the coding sequence ATGTACGCCAGAATAAAACGAATCCATTTCATAGGCATCGGTGGGACAGGGATGTGCGGCATTGCAGAGGTTCTCATCAACATGGGCTACTCGGTTTCCGGCTCAGACCTGCGGGATAGCGAAGTCACGAACAGGCTTTCCTTGCTCGGAGCAAATATCTTTCTTGGACACACGAAGCAAAACGTAGCCGGGGCGCACGTGGTCGTCGTTTCCTCCGCAATAGGAAGCGACAACCCGGAGCTTCTCGGCGCAAGGGAACTCAAGATACCTTCCATTCCAAGGGCCGAGATGCTCGCCGAGCTGATGCGGATGAAATATGGGGTCGCAGTTGCCGGTGCGCACGGCAAGACAACCACAACTTCTCTTGTCGCCGAAGTCCTCGCAAAGGGCGGGCTGGACCCGACAATAGTCGTGGGCGGGAGATTGCGGGCCATCGGCACAAATGCAAGGCTCGGAACCGGTGAGTTTCTTGTGGCGGAAGCAGACGAGAGCGACGGCTCGTTCCTTAAGCTCTCGCCGACAATTGCAGTCGTGACCAACATAGATGCCGAGCATCTTGATCACTACTCCGGGATTGATGAGATAAAAGATACGTTTGTTCAATTCGTAAACAGAGTGCCGTTCTATGGGGCCGTAGTTGCCTGCCTGGATGATGCCAATGTTCAGTCGATTCTTCCCAGGATAGAAAAAAGAGTTCTGACCTACGGCATCAGGACCGGGGCCGACCTCCTCGCCAAAGAGCTCCGGCTGAACGGAGAAAGGTGCGGATTCCAGGTGTGGATGGCGGACAAACTGCTTGGCGAAGTCGACCTGAAGCTTCCGGGACTGCACAATATCCTGAACTCGCTTGCAGCGGTTTCAGTAGGCCTGGAGCTCGGCGTTGACTTTGAGAGGGTGAAGGAGGCGCTGGGCGAATTTCAGGGCGTATCGAGGAGGCTTGAAGTCAGAGGCAGGCAGAAGGGGATCCTTGTCATTGACGACTATGGTCATCACCCCACCGAGATCGCTGCCGTGCTCGACACTATCCGCCGGACGATGAACAAGAGGATAGTTGTTGCGTTTCAGCCTCACCGCTACACACGAACGAAAGCTCTCCGTGAGTCTTTCGGAGTGTGCTTCTCGCAGGCTGATTTCGTCTTCGTGACTCCGATATACGCGGCCGGTGAAGAACCTATTCCGGGCGTTTCTTCAGAGCTGATAGTCAATTCGGTAAAGAAGACCGGGCAGAAGGGCATAGAGCTTGTCGCAAGCTTGGAAGAGTTGACCAAGAGTCTCTTGAAATTCCTTGAGGATGGAGATGTCCTCGTCACGCTTGGCGCCGGAGACATCTGGAAGACAGGAGATGAAGTCTTGAAAGGGTTGGCCTAG
- the murG gene encoding undecaprenyldiphospho-muramoylpentapeptide beta-N-acetylglucosaminyltransferase: MRIMIAGGGTGGHVYPGVAVAEELRRANPDVELLFVGTKRGVEKKIIPELGYELKIVHARGFPRKVTPVLLLAFIDFFLGLLQAAKMIISWKPDCVVGTGGYVSCPTLMVAKLLRKSTLIQEQNTVPGLSNRLLSLFADEIHISFAESRKFFRRKTRLRLSGNPVRRSVVEGESGQGLEEFGFSKGKKTVFVFGGSRGAKRINEAIVRTVTVLKNREDIQYIIQTGERDFSLVSESLKEFKDRVWIRAYLDRIEAAYKVADIVVARAGATALAEIAASGLPSILIPYPYATHGHQEVNAAAFKEAGAARVIRESELTGERLAGVIVSILDDSVTLRKMSKCARGMARYDAAEKIARCIERLAGGHHPPDAGN, encoded by the coding sequence ATGCGCATAATGATAGCTGGCGGCGGTACAGGAGGGCATGTGTACCCCGGGGTTGCAGTAGCTGAAGAGTTGAGACGTGCGAACCCGGATGTTGAATTGCTTTTCGTCGGAACCAAGAGGGGTGTTGAGAAGAAAATCATTCCGGAGCTGGGCTACGAGTTGAAAATCGTGCATGCGAGGGGATTCCCGAGGAAGGTCACGCCCGTGCTCCTGTTGGCGTTCATTGATTTCTTCTTGGGGCTGCTCCAAGCGGCGAAGATGATCATTTCCTGGAAGCCGGACTGCGTGGTTGGAACGGGAGGATATGTCAGCTGTCCCACGCTCATGGTTGCGAAGCTCCTGAGAAAGTCAACTCTCATTCAAGAGCAGAACACCGTTCCGGGACTCTCAAACAGACTTCTCTCGCTGTTTGCTGACGAGATTCACATCAGCTTTGCGGAGTCCAGGAAGTTCTTCAGGCGCAAAACGAGACTCAGGCTGAGCGGAAACCCGGTCAGAAGATCGGTGGTTGAAGGAGAGTCAGGACAGGGGCTTGAGGAGTTCGGATTCTCAAAGGGGAAAAAGACAGTTTTTGTCTTTGGAGGAAGCAGAGGGGCCAAGAGAATAAACGAGGCAATTGTGCGGACCGTTACCGTCCTGAAGAACAGAGAGGACATCCAGTACATCATACAAACAGGAGAGCGTGATTTTTCCCTGGTAAGCGAATCTCTCAAGGAATTCAAAGACAGAGTCTGGATAAGAGCTTATCTCGACCGGATTGAGGCTGCGTACAAGGTAGCCGACATCGTGGTTGCGAGGGCGGGGGCAACAGCCCTCGCTGAGATTGCCGCCTCCGGGCTCCCTTCGATACTGATTCCGTATCCTTATGCGACTCACGGCCATCAGGAGGTCAATGCGGCCGCGTTCAAAGAGGCCGGGGCAGCAAGGGTAATAAGGGAAAGCGAACTGACAGGCGAAAGACTCGCGGGCGTCATTGTCTCAATTCTGGATGACTCCGTCACGCTCAGGAAGATGTCAAAGTGCGCAAGAGGAATGGCAAGATACGATGCCGCCGAGAAGATTGCGAGATGCATTGAGAGGCTTGCCGGAGGGCATCATCCGCCGGACGCAGGGAACTGA